TATGATAATTTTTGTCTTTCGAAGGTCAGATTTTGACAGTGACGGACATTTTTTAATAGATTATTTGTGAATTGCTATATGGTTTTTGGCAGAAGCGTCACGGTTTCATTCGATTCTGCTGGCGGAATTGCGTAGGGGAAACACGGTATCGTTTCTGGATTGTTCGTACCAAGGATTTTGCTGAAAGGCCATTGTTCGCGGCTATGGTTTCTATCGTGTCATCGGTCATCAGCAGCTCATCGGTGCAATGCCGCAGACGGATGCCGGTGAGATATTGCTTGGGTCCCATGCCGGCATGTTCGCTGAAGAAACGGGAGAAATATTCTGGACTATACCCGAATTCCTCGGCCACTTCGGCAATCGATAACGTGCTGGAGTAATGGCGTTCCATGAAGTTGACAATCGGTTTGATATTGTCGTCAACGTTATCGGCCTGTTCAAGACGTTCTGATTCGTTTTCCACGGAATATGTCGAATAGATATGGCCGAGAAGTGTGAACAGGGTTCGGTTGACGTTGACCAGACGCAGGTCGGAATTCGTGTCATCCATTGCTTTGATCAGTTCTTCGCACAATTTGGTCATGGTTTCGTCCGGGTAATCCGTTCCCTCGCCGATCGGGGTACATTGCATGATTCGTGTGTTGCAGAGATTGGGGCTCATCGCGTCAAGTCTCTGGTCGTCAAAAGTCACCGAAAGTACGCTCTGGCTGTTCGCGTGCGGAACGGGATGGATGGCATGGAAGGCATCAGGACTTACCAGGCAGCACTGGCCATCGGTGATGCGCGTGGAGTACCCGTCGATGAGCATTTGCACGCAGCCGTGTTTTGCAAAGAGGAATTCTGGGCCGCGGTGCCAGTGTAGGGGCACGTCCTGCGCGGGCATTTCTTCGTGAAGTTGGATAATTGCTGGATAGGCGGTGGGAAATCCTAGATTCTGCCGGTTGTTCTGCTCCAGCGTCGGTGCGTAATCGAGGTCCTCGGAGATGTGAAATGTCGAGGATTGTGCCGCAAGTCGAACCATGCTTCGCCATATTAGTCTTTCAGTTAATGAATGGCTAGTTGTCTGGCATTGGAGTGAATGAATGGATACGAAGGGGCACTTATGTATTGCGGGTGCAGTGTGCGGGCACGTTGCCGCTAGGAAGTTGCCACTACGGTTGAGGTGTTGAGATTTTAAGGTATCTCGTGTTTTCGTTCCTTTTTGTGTCCGCTTGCTGCGTTCCTTGTAAACGAAACAGCATTTCACTGGATTTTGAAAAGGAGTAGAATAGAAGTTTGCGGTCTTTGACATTTGGCGATGATATCGAACGTCATATTTGATGATGATATTTGATGATATCGAGACCGGCGATAATTTGGGATTGAATCGGCTGCGATAGGCCGTGAAAAGAGGAACGCGATTTGGATTGGCATGCGTCGGTGTACGGGTCGAGAACCGGGAGCTCAGGGGGATTCGGGCTTGGGT
This genomic stretch from Bifidobacterium sp. ESL0690 harbors:
- a CDS encoding AraC family transcriptional regulator; this translates as MVRLAAQSSTFHISEDLDYAPTLEQNNRQNLGFPTAYPAIIQLHEEMPAQDVPLHWHRGPEFLFAKHGCVQMLIDGYSTRITDGQCCLVSPDAFHAIHPVPHANSQSVLSVTFDDQRLDAMSPNLCNTRIMQCTPIGEGTDYPDETMTKLCEELIKAMDDTNSDLRLVNVNRTLFTLLGHIYSTYSVENESERLEQADNVDDNIKPIVNFMERHYSSTLSIAEVAEEFGYSPEYFSRFFSEHAGMGPKQYLTGIRLRHCTDELLMTDDTIETIAANNGLSAKSLVRTIQKRYRVSPTQFRQQNRMKP